In the Pseudonocardia sediminis genome, TCTGCGGGAAGGAGGCCGCCTGATGCTGCGCTCGTTCGGCATGCTCTCGGCACCGAGCCGGCTGCTGGTCGTCAACCAGTTCGGCATCAACCTGGGCTTCTACCTGGTGCTGCCGTTCCTGGCCACTTACATGGGGAGCCTCGGCTACGCGGCCGCGACGATTGGGCTGGTGCTGGCACTGCGCAACCTGAGCCAGCAGGGCCTGTTCCTGGTCGGCGGCTCGGCCGCGGACCGGATCGGCTGCCGCCCGATGATCATTCTCGGGTGCGCGCTGCGGATCGCCGCGTTCGGGCTGTTCACCCTCGTCGACTCGCTGACCGGCCTGATCGTCGCGGCCGTGCTGACCGGTCTGGCCGGGGCGTTCTTCAACCCCGCCGTGCGGGCCTACCTGATGCACGAGGCCGGGGACCGTCGCGCCGAGGTGTTCTCGGTGTTCAACGTGTTCGCCCACGCCGGCGCGCTGGTCGGGCCGTTGCTCGGTGCGGCGCTGCTGGCCGTGGACTTCCGGCTCGTCGCCGGCGTCGCCTGCATCGTGTTCACGCTGCTGACCGTGGCCCAGCTGTTCGTGCTGCCCGCGCGGGCGATCGAGCCGCAGGACCGCGGAGTGCTGGGCAGCTGGGGTGAGGTCGTCACGAACCGGCGGTTCCTGGTGTTCGCCCTCGGCGGTGCCGGGTACTTCGCGCTCTACAACCAGCTCTACCTGGTGCTGCCGGTCGAGGCGCAGCGGGTGTCCGGCGTCGCGGGCGCGGTGAGCGCGGTGTTCGTGGTGTCGACCGTCGTCGGCATCGTCGGCCAGGTCCGGATCACCGCCTGGTGCCGGGCACGCTGGAGTGCCGGGCGGTCGATGGCGGTCGGCCTGGTCGTGATGGGTGCGGGCTTCGTCCCGCTCGGCATCGCCGCCCCGTTCCTGGCCACCGCCCCGCCCGGGCAGTGGACCGTGTCCGGGGTGCTGGCCGCGGTACCGGTGCTGTTCGGGACGGTCGTGTTCACCGTGGGGATGGCGATGACCAACCCGTTCTCGATGGCGCTGCTGCCGGTCGTGGGCAGCGAGTCGCTGGCCGGCACCTACTACGGCTTCTACTACCTGGTCTCGGCCGCCGTCGTGGCCCTGACCAACACCGGGATCGGTGAGCTGCTCGACCACGGCACCGACAGCACCCGTTGGCTCCCGTTCGCCGTGCTGCTGGCCGTCGGTGCGGCCGGCGGCGCCGTGATCGCCGTGATGCAACGGCGGGGGCTGCTCGAACCCCGCACATCCACCAGCGCCTGACGACCCCGAGGAGGGCACCCCGATGCGACCCACCGGCAGGCCGGGACCCGCACTGTCCCGCCGCACCGTCCTGGGCGGTGTGCTCGCCGCCGCGGCCGCGGTACCCCTCGCGGCCTGTTCCGGCGGCGCCGGCGGGGGCGGCGGCGAACGGCTGCGGGTGGCCTTTGCCGGCGGCGGGTCGACGGAGAACCTGGACCCGCACCTGGTGCCCCAGTTCGTCGACCAGGCGCGGGCCAAGGCGTGCTTCGACACGCTCACCGGCTGGTCGCAGGAGATGACCGCAACGCCGCGGCTGGCCGAGTCCTACGAGCCCGACGCCACCGGCACCCGCTGGCGGATCCGGCTGCGCGACACACGCTTCCACGACGGACGTCCGCTCACCGGCGCGGACGTGCTCCACACGTTCCGCCGGATCGTCGACCCGGCCACCACCGCGACCGCCGCGTCACTGTTCAAGGGCGTCGACTTCGCCGCGAGCCGGACGGTGTCGGACCGGGAGCTGGAGATCGTGCTCTCGGCGCCGAACTTCCTGTTCCCGCTGTCCTGGGGCGCTCCCGGCACCGAGATCGTGCCGCAGGGCACCACGGAGTTCTCCCGGCCGGTGGGCACCGGGCCGTTCCGCTTCGTCTCCTTCACCCCCGGCGGCCCGGCGCTCTACGCCGCCCACGACGGGTACTTCGACGGCGCTCCGGCGAGCCGCGAGCTGGAGTTCCTGCCGATCGACGAGGAGAACGCCCGCCTGGGCGCGCTGCTGTCCGGCCAGGTCGCCTACGCCCACGACCTGCGCCCGGCCAGCGCCCGCCAGCTCGAGGGCAACTCCGCCGCGCGGGTGCTGTCCGCGCCGGAGTCGACCAGCCAGTTCCTGAACCTGCGGGTCGACCGGCCGCCGTTCTCCGACCCCCGCCTGCGGGAGGCCGTCCGCCTGGGGATCGACCGGGAGGCGCTGGTCCGGGTCGTGCTGCTCGGGTCGGGCCAGGTCGGCGACGACCTGTTCGGCCCGGGCCTGCAGTACTACCCCGCCGACGTCCCCCGGGTCGCCCGTGACGTCGACCGCGCCCGCGCCCTCGTCGCGCAGGCGGGTGCCACCGGCACCCGGGTCGAGCTGCAGACCAGCAGCACCGACCCGAACTTCTCCCCCGCGGCCACGCTCATCGCCGCGCAGCTCGGCGAGATCGGGCTGGCGGCGGCACCGCGGGTGCTGGACTCGAAGACCTACTTCTCCGAGATCCGGCGCAGCGGCGTCGCCGCGTTCAGCCGCACCGGCACGCTGCCGATCCCGGACTACATCGGGCGCCGCCGGCTGACCACGTCGACGAGCAACGACTACACCGGCTACCGGAACCCGGAGGTGGACCGCCTCTACGCCGCGGCGACCGCCGCCCGGGACGAGCAGGCCCGCACCGCCGCGCTCGTCCGGGCCCAGCAGCTGGTCCGCGCCGACTCCGGCAACCTCGTCTGGGGCACGAGCAACTGGAACGTCGGCATCGCCGCGGAGCTCTCCGGCGTCGAGAACGCCCGTCCGAACAGCCATGCCTGGGCGCGGTTCGACAAGGCACGCCTCGGGTGACCGGCCTCCCGGTCATTGCGACCGCCGCGCCGGACCGTCGCCCCGGGTCCGCCCGTCTCCTCGCCCGCCGGGTGGCGGTGGCCCTGGCCCAGTTCGCCGCCGTCTCGGTGATCGTGTTCGCGCTGACGACGCTGCTGCCCGGCGACACCGCCGACGTCGTGCTCGGACCGGATGCGACCGACGACCAGGTCACCGTGCTGCGGACCGAGCTGGGCCTGGACCGCCCGGCGACCGAGCGGTTCCTCGACTGGGCCGGCGGGCTCCTGACCGGCGACCTGGGACGGTCGCTGGTCACCGGGCAGCCGGTCGCCGGGGAGCTGGCCGCACGACTGGGCGGCACCGTGCTGCTGGGCGGGCTCGCGCTCGCCCTGCTGGTCCCGGCGGCCGTGGCGCTCGGCGTGATCGCCGGACGGCGGCCCGGTTCGGGCACCGACCGCGCGCTGACCGGGACCGTCTCCGCGCTGCAGGCCGTGCCGGAGTTCGCGCTCGGCCTGGTGCTGGTCGCGCTGTTCTCGTTGCAGCTGGGCTGGCTGCCGGCCACGGCGGGCGGCGGGAGCCTGCTGAGCCCGGGCGTCCTGGTGCTGCCGGTGCTCGTCCTGGCCGCGAACCAGCTCGGGCGCCTCGCCCGCCAGATCCGCCTCGGCGTCGTCGAGACCGACCGAGCCCCGCACGTGACGCACCTGCGCCGCCTCGGCCTGCCCGAGCGGGTGGTGCTGCTGCGCCACGTCCTGCCCGGCGGCGCGCTGCCGTCACTGCAGCAGCTGGCCCGGATCGTCGACGGACTGCTCGGCGGGGTGGTCGTGGTGGAGGCCCTGTTCGCGCTGCCCGGGGTCGGGGCGGGCTTCGTCGACGCCGTCCAGGCCCGCGACCTGCCGCTGGTGCAGGGCTACGCACTGCTCTTCGCCGCGACGACGATCCTGGTGAACCTCGTCCTCGACGTCGTCTCGGCCCGCCTGGTCCCGGTGCGGGAGGACGCCCCGTGACCACGGCTGTCGCTCCGTCCCGCGCGTCCACCGTCGTCCTGGTGGTCGCCGTGGTGCTGACCGGTGTGCCGCTGCTCGCGGCGCTGGCCGGGCCGGCGCTGGTCGCCGTGCTCGGCATCGCCGCCCCGCCGGGCGCCTCCGCGCTGCTGCCCCCCGGCGACGGCGGCATGCTCGGCACCGACGCGCTGGGCCGCGACGTGCTCGCGCTCGCGCTGACCGGAGGCACCTCCGTCGTGCTGCTCACCGCCGGCGCGCTCGCCGTCGCCTACGCCGTGGGGACGCCGCTGGGGCTCGCGCTCGCCGCGACCACCCGCCGTCGCGCGGCCGCGGCCGTGCTGCGGGTGCTCGACGTGCTGCTGGTGCTGCCGTCACTGCTGATCCTGCTCGTGCTCGCGGCCACCGACCGTCGCGGCGTGGTGTGGCTGCTGCTCGCGGCCGCGGTCGTGCAGCTGCCGGCCGTCGTACGGCTGGTGCGCAGCGCGGCGTCCGCGCCGGCCCGCCGGGTCGCGCTGGAGACGATGACGATGAACGGCGAGCCGTGGTGGCGGGTCCACCTGCTGGAGACGGCCCGGTTCGTCACCGGACCGGTGCTGGTCGACGCCGGGACCCGGTTCGTGCTGGTCCTGACGCTCCTGGCGGGGGCGAACTTCCTCGGCATCGGGCTCGGGCCGGACTCCTCGGACTGGGCGGTGGTGATCGAGCAGAACACGTCGTCGCTGTTCCTCGCCCCGGCGACGCTGCTGGTCCCGGCGGGGCTGCTCGTCTCGCTCGCGGCCGGGGTCAACCTGCTCGTGGACCAGCTCTGCGACCGTACGGGGGCGACGGCGTGAGCGTCCTGGAGATCGACGGCCTGACCGCCCGGGCCGGGGACGCCGTCCTGCTCGACGGGATCGACGTGACGCTCGGCCCCGGCCGGGTGCTGGCCGTGCTCGGCCCGTCCGGGGCCGGGAAGAGCACGCTCGGCCTGGCCGTCCTCGGTGAGGCCGCACCCGGCGTCGTGCTGACCGGACGGGTGCGGGTCGCCGGCGCCGACCTCCTCGGTGCCGGGCGACGCCGGCGGGCCGGCCGGGTGGGGCACCTGCCGCAGCACCCCGGGACGGTGCTGGACCCGGTCCGGCGCGTCGGGCGGGTCCTCGACGAGCTCGCCGCGCTCGTCCATCCCGGCGACCGGGCCGCACGCGCCGCCGCGGTGGCGACCGCGCTGACCCGGGCCGGGCTCGCACCCGGTCTGGGGCAGCGGTTCCCGCACCAGCTCTCCGGCGGCCAGCAGCAGCGGATGGCCCTGGCGCAGACCCTGGTCACCGCACCCGACGTGATCGTCCTCGACGAACCGACCACCGGGCTGGACCCGGGGACCACCGACGAGGTCCTCGGCCACCTCGCGGACCTGGCCCGTGCCGGGACCGCGCTCGTCCTGCTCACCCACGACCGGTCGGTCGCCCGGCGTCTCGCCGACCGGGCCGTGGCGCTGGCGGACGGCCGGGTCGTGCGCCACGGCTCCGTCGAGGACGTCCTGGGCCCCGACCACCCCGAGCGCCCGTCGGCCGCGGCCGGGCCCGCCTCCGGTGACGGGCTCGAGGCGCTCGGCCTGCGGGTCGTCGCCCCCGGCGGCGCCGTCCTGCTCGACGGGGTGGACCTGCGCGCCGGGCCCGGGACCTGCGTCGCCGTCGCCGGGCCGTCCGGTGCGGGGAAGACGACGCTCGCGCGCGCCGTGGCCGGGCTCGTCACCCCGGTCACCGGCACCGTCGCCGTCGACGGCGCACGGCTGCCCGCGGCGCTCGCCGGCCGGGACCGCGCGCAGCGACGGGCCGTGCAGTACGTGCACCAGGACGCGCGTCCGGCGTTCCTGGAGCACCGGGCGGTCGACGAGCAGGTGGCCCGGCCCGCGGTCCTGCTGCGCGGGCTCTCCCCCGCCGACGCCCGCGCCGAGGCCCGGGCGGTGCTGGAGCGCCTCGGCGTCACCGCGGCGGTCGCGGCACGCCGGCCGGGCACGCTGTCCGGCGGTCAGCTGCAGCGTGCGGGGGTCGCCCGGGCGCTGCTGGCCCGGCCCGGCGTGCTGGTCTGCGACGAGCCGACGTCGGCGCTGGACACGCGCCACCGGGACACGCTGC is a window encoding:
- a CDS encoding MFS transporter, which gives rise to MLRSFGMLSAPSRLLVVNQFGINLGFYLVLPFLATYMGSLGYAAATIGLVLALRNLSQQGLFLVGGSAADRIGCRPMIILGCALRIAAFGLFTLVDSLTGLIVAAVLTGLAGAFFNPAVRAYLMHEAGDRRAEVFSVFNVFAHAGALVGPLLGAALLAVDFRLVAGVACIVFTLLTVAQLFVLPARAIEPQDRGVLGSWGEVVTNRRFLVFALGGAGYFALYNQLYLVLPVEAQRVSGVAGAVSAVFVVSTVVGIVGQVRITAWCRARWSAGRSMAVGLVVMGAGFVPLGIAAPFLATAPPGQWTVSGVLAAVPVLFGTVVFTVGMAMTNPFSMALLPVVGSESLAGTYYGFYYLVSAAVVALTNTGIGELLDHGTDSTRWLPFAVLLAVGAAGGAVIAVMQRRGLLEPRTSTSA
- a CDS encoding ABC transporter substrate-binding protein, with the protein product MRPTGRPGPALSRRTVLGGVLAAAAAVPLAACSGGAGGGGGERLRVAFAGGGSTENLDPHLVPQFVDQARAKACFDTLTGWSQEMTATPRLAESYEPDATGTRWRIRLRDTRFHDGRPLTGADVLHTFRRIVDPATTATAASLFKGVDFAASRTVSDRELEIVLSAPNFLFPLSWGAPGTEIVPQGTTEFSRPVGTGPFRFVSFTPGGPALYAAHDGYFDGAPASRELEFLPIDEENARLGALLSGQVAYAHDLRPASARQLEGNSAARVLSAPESTSQFLNLRVDRPPFSDPRLREAVRLGIDREALVRVVLLGSGQVGDDLFGPGLQYYPADVPRVARDVDRARALVAQAGATGTRVELQTSSTDPNFSPAATLIAAQLGEIGLAAAPRVLDSKTYFSEIRRSGVAAFSRTGTLPIPDYIGRRRLTTSTSNDYTGYRNPEVDRLYAAATAARDEQARTAALVRAQQLVRADSGNLVWGTSNWNVGIAAELSGVENARPNSHAWARFDKARLG
- a CDS encoding ABC transporter permease, whose protein sequence is MTGLPVIATAAPDRRPGSARLLARRVAVALAQFAAVSVIVFALTTLLPGDTADVVLGPDATDDQVTVLRTELGLDRPATERFLDWAGGLLTGDLGRSLVTGQPVAGELAARLGGTVLLGGLALALLVPAAVALGVIAGRRPGSGTDRALTGTVSALQAVPEFALGLVLVALFSLQLGWLPATAGGGSLLSPGVLVLPVLVLAANQLGRLARQIRLGVVETDRAPHVTHLRRLGLPERVVLLRHVLPGGALPSLQQLARIVDGLLGGVVVVEALFALPGVGAGFVDAVQARDLPLVQGYALLFAATTILVNLVLDVVSARLVPVREDAP
- a CDS encoding ABC transporter permease subunit — its product is MTTAVAPSRASTVVLVVAVVLTGVPLLAALAGPALVAVLGIAAPPGASALLPPGDGGMLGTDALGRDVLALALTGGTSVVLLTAGALAVAYAVGTPLGLALAATTRRRAAAAVLRVLDVLLVLPSLLILLVLAATDRRGVVWLLLAAAVVQLPAVVRLVRSAASAPARRVALETMTMNGEPWWRVHLLETARFVTGPVLVDAGTRFVLVLTLLAGANFLGIGLGPDSSDWAVVIEQNTSSLFLAPATLLVPAGLLVSLAAGVNLLVDQLCDRTGATA
- a CDS encoding ABC transporter ATP-binding protein, which produces MSVLEIDGLTARAGDAVLLDGIDVTLGPGRVLAVLGPSGAGKSTLGLAVLGEAAPGVVLTGRVRVAGADLLGAGRRRRAGRVGHLPQHPGTVLDPVRRVGRVLDELAALVHPGDRAARAAAVATALTRAGLAPGLGQRFPHQLSGGQQQRMALAQTLVTAPDVIVLDEPTTGLDPGTTDEVLGHLADLARAGTALVLLTHDRSVARRLADRAVALADGRVVRHGSVEDVLGPDHPERPSAAAGPASGDGLEALGLRVVAPGGAVLLDGVDLRAGPGTCVAVAGPSGAGKTTLARAVAGLVTPVTGTVAVDGARLPAALAGRDRAQRRAVQYVHQDARPAFLEHRAVDEQVARPAVLLRGLSPADARAEARAVLERLGVTAAVAARRPGTLSGGQLQRAGVARALLARPGVLVCDEPTSALDTRHRDTLLTELDRHRREHGTVVVLVSHDLDVLRAADRVVHLHDGRAVAPQARVDSSSGGRPAGWNR